In the Pseudanabaena sp. PCC 7367 genome, one interval contains:
- the rpsR gene encoding 30S ribosomal protein S18 has product MAFYRKRLSPLKPSEPIDYKDVDLLRRFITERGKILPRRITGLTAKQQRRLTTAVKRSRIMALLPFINTEG; this is encoded by the coding sequence ATGGCTTTTTATCGCAAGCGCCTTTCCCCTCTCAAGCCCTCCGAGCCGATCGACTACAAGGATGTTGATCTGCTGCGCCGCTTCATTACCGAAAGAGGCAAAATTCTACCCCGCCGGATTACTGGCCTAACCGCCAAACAGCAGCGTAGGCTTACTACAGCGGTTAAGCGGTCTCGGATCATGGCCTTGCTACCTTTTATTAATACCGAAGGCTAA
- a CDS encoding glucose-1-phosphate adenylyltransferase, producing MKNVLSIILGGGQGTRLYPLTKLRAKPAVPLAGKYRLIDIPVSNCLNSGVDKIYVLTQFNSTSLNRHINQTYRPSSFSSGFVDILAAQQTPDNPGWFQGTADAVRQYMWLFEPWDITEYLILSGDHLYRMDYSDFINRHRDTNADITLSVLPVGYDVASSFGLLKVDGSGRVIDFQEKPKGDALEKMKVDTTSLGLDAEAAKEKPFIASMGIYVFKKEVLAKMLKNNKECTDFGKEIIPFAIENYNVQAYLFDDYWEDIGTIESFYDANLNLAKPNPAFSLYKSESPIYTRPRYLPPSRIFDCQIKDSILGEGCILEKVTVNHSMLGLRTTINEGSVIEDALLMGCDFYQKDNEYKADIAAGRVPMGIGANTTIRRAIVDKNAHIGNNVQIVNKDNVQEGSFEDQGFCIRNGIVIVLKDAIIPDHTII from the coding sequence ATGAAAAACGTACTATCTATTATTCTTGGTGGCGGGCAGGGTACCAGGTTATATCCGCTAACGAAACTACGCGCAAAACCCGCCGTTCCTCTAGCTGGTAAATACCGACTGATCGATATTCCAGTCAGCAATTGCCTCAATTCTGGTGTAGACAAAATCTATGTTCTAACTCAATTTAACTCTACATCCCTGAATCGACATATCAATCAAACCTATCGCCCCTCTTCATTCTCGTCTGGCTTTGTGGATATTTTGGCGGCGCAACAAACCCCCGATAATCCTGGCTGGTTTCAGGGCACCGCTGATGCAGTACGTCAATATATGTGGCTATTTGAGCCCTGGGATATTACCGAATATTTGATCCTCTCCGGCGATCATTTATATCGGATGGACTATAGCGACTTTATCAATCGCCACCGTGATACCAATGCTGATATCACCCTTTCGGTGCTGCCGGTGGGCTATGACGTGGCCTCTAGTTTTGGCCTACTCAAGGTGGATGGCTCTGGTCGGGTGATTGACTTCCAGGAAAAACCCAAGGGCGATGCGCTCGAAAAAATGAAAGTGGATACTACATCGCTGGGGTTAGATGCCGAGGCAGCCAAAGAAAAGCCATTTATTGCTTCAATGGGCATTTATGTGTTCAAGAAAGAAGTGCTGGCCAAGATGCTCAAAAACAATAAAGAGTGTACTGACTTTGGGAAGGAGATTATCCCCTTTGCGATCGAGAATTACAACGTGCAGGCCTATTTGTTCGATGATTACTGGGAAGACATCGGTACGATCGAGTCTTTCTATGATGCCAACTTGAATCTGGCTAAGCCGAATCCCGCCTTTAGTCTCTATAAGTCCGAATCGCCAATCTATACCAGGCCGCGCTACCTACCACCCAGCCGCATCTTCGATTGCCAGATCAAAGATTCAATTTTGGGTGAAGGCTGCATCCTTGAAAAGGTAACCGTTAATCATTCCATGTTGGGGCTGCGCACCACGATCAACGAAGGCAGCGTGATCGAAGACGCTTTGCTAATGGGTTGCGACTTTTATCAAAAAGATAATGAGTATAAGGCCGATATTGCTGCTGGTCGGGTACCAATGGGAATTGGTGCCAATACTACGATCCGCCGCGCGATCGTTGATAAAAATGCCCATATTGGTAACAATGTGCAGATTGTGAATAAGGACAATGTGCAAGAGGGCAGCTTTGAAGACCAAGGTTTCTGCATCCGTAATGGGATTGTAATTGTGCTCAAGGATGCGATCATTCCCGATCACACAATTATTTAA
- a CDS encoding DUF3352 domain-containing protein — MSEKKSSLVVPLVGAAVVAAGGVGAYLFTKSGPGIITSGGGEVATAEVVPSNAFMAISISTDESAWAQLDQFQTPETKQLYDEAIAELKTEVFEESEFDFDADIKPWAGEVMIALLPPTAPQASLPGDPNDAISQVRYAPVIDGQLAQVETEAAEAEPNIMMVVEVKDEASASSFANKVKEKSGEPTKQTYQDYEISTYPDPDGGEPTNTVLLGDYLVISPQPGVLEQSIDTFKGGNSFASSIDAGTLGIDNPVIQVYIPNFSDSIAQIVALSPDSEDIPPQSLEQLQQIKSISMGVGIESEGIRLKAVTKLDPNALEAKYETAPGEVISQFPAETFALITGNNLKARWELFTKEAAKTPEIQEGLDQIRTQMQSALQLDLDQDIFGWMDGEFAIGSVANSEGILATFGAGMAMIFKTSDRPTAEATLAKLEELATTSGGISVSSRETDGGVTITEWTAPGAPGTLFGYSWYEQDSLVLAIGPLVETMATKPATPLSEDANYKTIISSLESSNIGYFYLDMEQAWSLLQAQIPPEEVTPEAQAMVNAIRGVGVTASMPDKTTSNFEFLLALKKANQ; from the coding sequence ATGTCTGAAAAGAAGTCAAGTCTAGTTGTACCGCTAGTTGGTGCTGCAGTTGTAGCCGCCGGTGGGGTTGGTGCTTATCTGTTTACCAAGTCTGGGCCTGGTATCATTACCTCTGGTGGTGGTGAAGTTGCTACAGCCGAAGTGGTTCCCAGCAACGCTTTTATGGCAATTTCGATCTCCACCGATGAAAGTGCCTGGGCGCAGTTGGATCAGTTCCAAACCCCGGAGACTAAGCAGCTATACGATGAAGCGATCGCTGAACTGAAAACCGAAGTTTTTGAAGAAAGCGAATTCGACTTTGATGCCGACATCAAGCCCTGGGCTGGTGAGGTGATGATTGCGCTGCTGCCACCAACCGCACCACAGGCCAGTTTGCCTGGTGATCCAAATGATGCGATCAGCCAGGTGCGCTATGCCCCGGTAATTGATGGCCAATTGGCACAGGTGGAAACTGAAGCTGCTGAAGCCGAGCCGAATATCATGATGGTGGTCGAGGTTAAAGATGAAGCCAGTGCATCTAGCTTTGCCAATAAGGTCAAAGAAAAATCCGGTGAACCCACCAAACAGACCTACCAGGATTACGAGATCTCAACCTACCCCGATCCTGATGGCGGTGAGCCTACCAACACGGTGCTACTGGGTGACTATCTGGTAATTTCGCCCCAGCCTGGGGTGCTAGAGCAGTCGATCGATACCTTTAAAGGTGGCAATTCGTTTGCCAGTTCGATCGATGCGGGAACGCTAGGCATTGATAATCCTGTCATTCAGGTCTATATCCCTAATTTTTCCGACTCGATCGCCCAAATTGTGGCACTCAGCCCCGATTCCGAAGATATTCCGCCCCAATCGCTCGAACAACTACAGCAGATCAAATCGATCAGCATGGGCGTAGGCATTGAATCAGAAGGCATTCGTCTGAAGGCAGTTACCAAGCTCGATCCCAATGCTCTAGAAGCAAAGTATGAAACCGCACCGGGAGAAGTAATCAGTCAATTCCCGGCTGAAACCTTTGCGCTGATCACTGGTAATAACCTCAAGGCTCGCTGGGAGTTGTTTACCAAGGAAGCGGCCAAGACCCCTGAAATTCAAGAGGGTTTGGATCAGATTAGAACCCAGATGCAATCTGCCCTGCAACTAGATCTAGACCAAGATATCTTTGGCTGGATGGATGGCGAGTTTGCGATCGGTTCAGTTGCCAATAGTGAAGGCATTCTGGCTACCTTTGGTGCTGGCATGGCCATGATCTTCAAGACCAGCGATCGCCCTACCGCCGAAGCTACCCTCGCTAAACTAGAAGAGCTAGCTACAACCAGTGGTGGGATCTCGGTGAGTAGCAGAGAAACTGATGGTGGTGTCACAATTACAGAATGGACTGCTCCTGGTGCGCCTGGTACGCTGTTTGGCTATAGCTGGTATGAGCAGGATTCGCTGGTGCTGGCGATCGGCCCGTTGGTGGAAACAATGGCAACCAAACCAGCCACCCCGTTGAGCGAAGATGCCAACTACAAAACAATCATTAGCTCCCTGGAGTCGAGTAATATTGGCTATTTCTATCTAGACATGGAGCAGGCCTGGTCATTGTTACAGGCGCAAATCCCACCGGAGGAAGTCACCCCCGAAGCTCAAGCAATGGTTAATGCCATTCGTGGGGTGGGTGTTACGGCTTCTATGCCCGATAAGACCACTAGCAATTTTGAATTTTTGCTGGCGCTCAAAAAAGCCAACCAATAG
- a CDS encoding CHAT domain-containing protein: MKRVFALLMLPILGWQSAALATLAPKTDPQTQLAQSQQYEYEYRSETEYEYEQEERSRTSVIDVGLVLTLISTLRQSSRGNANAGAIDLSPEIAEIRGNISRLYLLLARQYLIQDQIYEACTAIDSSLVAEHESYLRRSLAPINPASNDCYGQDLDRISQLTGSPTGIIYPVLSEDGLELLFVPPNRSPRETAKAKLLKSIGLDTLAQAQTANQPTSRVVRGTNEKVLESTVRDFVVNLQDPSSVDYMRQAPQLYDWLVRPIEKEIDAAGVETLVFVMDGALRVVPPAAFHDGDRFLVEKYATVSVPAMSLTNLEPPTRSSNLQVLSMGLSQSVAGFSALPAAKTEVNTIASEVLRGDVFLDDDFTIDNLRNYEQDKYKDGIVHLATHADFLSEKPDDSFILLWDEKLSVKQIAAMDFSGLAMLTLSACKTAVGQNLGISGTAVGSKAGSVLASLWSVSDAGTAPLMISFYSRYGEARSKAIALQQAQLALLNQEVTVASGKIMGVPKLEAVNLEDSASVSLDLSHPFYWSSFLLVGNWL; encoded by the coding sequence ATGAAAAGAGTTTTTGCCTTGCTCATGCTGCCGATCCTGGGTTGGCAATCCGCTGCCCTGGCCACATTAGCGCCGAAAACAGACCCACAAACCCAACTTGCCCAATCGCAGCAGTATGAATACGAATATCGCTCCGAAACTGAATATGAGTATGAACAAGAAGAGCGATCGCGCACCAGTGTAATTGATGTGGGTCTGGTTCTGACTTTGATTTCCACCTTGCGTCAATCGAGTCGGGGTAACGCTAACGCTGGGGCGATCGACCTGAGCCCAGAGATCGCCGAAATTCGCGGTAATATTAGCCGTCTTTATCTGCTGCTGGCGCGGCAATATTTAATTCAAGACCAGATCTACGAAGCCTGCACTGCAATCGACAGTAGTCTGGTGGCTGAACATGAGTCATATTTACGCCGCAGCCTTGCGCCCATTAACCCAGCTAGTAATGATTGCTATGGCCAAGACCTCGATCGGATTTCTCAACTAACTGGCAGCCCCACTGGCATTATCTATCCAGTGCTGAGTGAAGATGGTTTAGAACTATTATTCGTGCCGCCAAATCGATCGCCCCGCGAGACGGCTAAAGCCAAGTTGCTGAAATCGATCGGTCTGGATACTCTGGCTCAGGCGCAAACTGCTAATCAACCAACCAGCCGAGTGGTGCGGGGCACAAATGAAAAAGTTTTAGAAAGCACGGTGCGGGATTTTGTGGTTAATCTTCAAGATCCAAGCTCGGTGGACTATATGCGCCAGGCTCCCCAGCTCTATGATTGGTTGGTCAGGCCGATCGAAAAGGAGATCGACGCAGCCGGGGTGGAAACGCTGGTATTTGTGATGGACGGGGCATTGCGGGTAGTGCCACCAGCAGCTTTTCATGATGGCGATCGCTTCTTAGTCGAAAAATATGCCACCGTGAGTGTGCCAGCCATGTCGCTGACTAATCTGGAGCCACCAACTAGATCTTCAAATTTGCAAGTGCTCAGCATGGGGCTTTCTCAGTCAGTGGCTGGGTTTAGTGCACTTCCGGCAGCCAAAACAGAAGTCAATACGATCGCATCTGAGGTGCTGAGGGGCGATGTGTTTCTCGATGACGACTTTACGATCGACAATCTGCGTAATTATGAGCAGGACAAATATAAAGATGGCATTGTGCACCTGGCTACCCATGCTGACTTTCTTAGCGAAAAGCCCGATGATTCGTTTATTCTGCTCTGGGATGAAAAGCTCAGTGTCAAACAGATCGCGGCGATGGATTTTTCTGGTCTGGCCATGCTTACCCTCAGTGCTTGTAAAACTGCCGTTGGCCAGAATCTTGGCATCAGTGGTACGGCGGTGGGTTCCAAGGCCGGTAGCGTATTAGCTTCGTTATGGTCAGTTAGTGATGCGGGCACAGCGCCATTGATGATTAGTTTCTATAGTCGCTATGGTGAGGCTCGCTCCAAGGCGATCGCCTTGCAACAGGCACAATTAGCCCTGCTCAATCAGGAAGTTACTGTAGCATCCGGCAAAATTATGGGTGTGCCCAAGCTAGAAGCAGTGAACCTGGAAGATAGCGCCTCAGTATCGTTAGATCTATCCCATCCTTTTTACTGGTCTTCGTTCTTGTTGGTGGGTAATTGGCTCTAA
- the rpmG gene encoding 50S ribosomal protein L33 translates to MAKGVRIIITLECTECRSNINKRSPGVSRYTTTKNRRNTTARLELKKFCTHCNSHTVHKEIK, encoded by the coding sequence ATGGCAAAAGGTGTCCGCATCATCATTACCCTCGAATGTACTGAATGTCGATCGAATATCAATAAGCGATCGCCGGGGGTTTCGCGTTATACAACTACCAAAAATCGGCGCAATACTACTGCCCGATTAGAGCTAAAAAAATTCTGCACTCACTGCAATAGCCATACAGTGCATAAGGAAATCAAGTAG
- a CDS encoding DUF502 domain-containing protein, protein MSARKNSLKNESSWQQRFGQSIKNDLIAGLLVIIPLATTIWMTYTLATWVIDLLTRIPKQLNPFVGFHPILINLINLLIGLTVPLAGFLLVGLMARNIFGQWLLNVGEKILQSIPLAGAIYKTLKQILETVLTDSNNEKFSRVVLLEYPRKDLWAIGFVTGSMGGEIDKRMNNKMLSVFVPTTPNPTTGWYALVPESDVINLSLSIEEAFKLVISAGIVTPNLEIITPSDHDQEARPLVDLEIPAKEPNYTGEKV, encoded by the coding sequence ATGAGTGCAAGAAAAAATAGTTTGAAAAATGAATCCTCTTGGCAGCAACGGTTCGGGCAAAGCATCAAGAATGACCTGATTGCTGGGTTGTTGGTGATCATTCCGCTGGCTACCACAATTTGGATGACTTACACCCTGGCCACCTGGGTGATCGATCTGCTGACCAGAATACCCAAGCAACTTAATCCATTTGTTGGTTTTCATCCCATTTTGATTAACTTGATCAATTTATTGATCGGGTTGACCGTGCCGCTGGCTGGCTTTTTGCTGGTGGGGCTGATGGCGCGGAATATCTTTGGCCAATGGTTGCTGAATGTGGGCGAAAAAATCCTCCAATCAATCCCCCTGGCGGGAGCAATCTATAAAACCCTGAAACAAATTCTAGAGACAGTATTAACTGACTCTAACAATGAAAAATTTAGCCGGGTGGTGTTGTTAGAATACCCGCGCAAAGACCTGTGGGCGATCGGCTTTGTGACTGGCTCAATGGGTGGTGAAATTGACAAACGCATGAATAACAAAATGCTGAGCGTGTTTGTACCCACTACGCCGAATCCAACTACTGGTTGGTATGCGCTGGTGCCAGAATCGGATGTGATTAACCTCTCGCTTTCGATCGAAGAAGCGTTTAAGTTGGTAATTTCCGCTGGCATCGTTACGCCTAATCTGGAAATTATTACCCCTAGCGATCATGATCAAGAAGCTCGGCCACTGGTAGATTTGGAAATTCCGGCCAAGGAACCAAATTATACTGGTGAGAAGGTTTAG
- the pheS gene encoding phenylalanine--tRNA ligase subunit alpha has translation MSDLETLTSQLQELSTKAVESVQAAITPEQLEQVRLEFLGKKGALSKVLGGMGKLPGADRPKIGAIANEIKQTLQTQLEQQKNALRQAEIAKRLESETLDVTMPGVMRFPQGRAHPLHSAIDRALDVLVGLGYTIAQGPEIETEYYNFEALNTPADHPARDMQDTLYLTDGKLLRTQTSSVQIRYMEENDPPLRIACPGGRVYRKDEVDATHLPIFHQIELLAVEEGLTFGDLKGTVTTFVEQLLGEQVEVRFRASYFPFTEPSAEVDVKWKGRWLELGGCGMVDPNVFKAVGYDPEAVSGFAFGFGADRIALVLHQIDDIRLMVGSDLRFLRQF, from the coding sequence ATGAGCGATCTCGAAACCCTAACCTCTCAACTCCAAGAACTCTCCACTAAGGCAGTTGAATCTGTCCAAGCCGCCATTACCCCTGAGCAACTCGAACAGGTCAGGCTTGAGTTTTTGGGCAAGAAGGGGGCATTGTCTAAGGTGTTGGGTGGTATGGGTAAACTGCCAGGAGCCGATCGACCTAAAATAGGCGCGATTGCCAACGAGATTAAACAAACTCTGCAAACCCAACTGGAACAGCAAAAAAATGCCCTACGCCAGGCGGAAATTGCCAAACGCTTAGAATCAGAAACCCTGGATGTGACTATGCCTGGGGTGATGCGTTTTCCCCAGGGGCGGGCGCACCCATTGCACAGTGCGATCGATCGGGCGTTGGATGTGCTAGTTGGTTTGGGCTATACGATCGCCCAGGGGCCAGAAATTGAAACCGAATACTATAACTTTGAAGCCCTTAATACTCCTGCCGATCACCCGGCCAGGGATATGCAAGACACGCTTTATTTAACCGATGGCAAGCTGCTGCGGACCCAAACTTCGTCGGTGCAAATCCGTTATATGGAGGAAAATGATCCCCCCTTGCGGATCGCTTGCCCCGGTGGGCGGGTTTATCGCAAAGATGAAGTAGATGCTACCCACTTGCCCATTTTTCATCAAATCGAATTGTTGGCAGTTGAAGAAGGCTTAACCTTTGGCGATCTCAAGGGCACCGTTACAACTTTTGTTGAGCAGCTTTTGGGTGAACAGGTAGAAGTACGCTTTCGCGCCAGTTACTTTCCCTTTACTGAACCCTCCGCCGAGGTGGATGTTAAATGGAAGGGGCGCTGGCTTGAACTTGGCGGTTGTGGCATGGTTGACCCAAATGTATTTAAGGCGGTGGGCTATGACCCTGAAGCGGTTTCTGGGTTTGCCTTTGGCTTTGGTGCCGATCGCATTGCCCTGGTGTTGCATCAGATCGATGATATTCGGCTGATGGTGGGTAGTGACCTGCGTTTTTTGCGCCAGTTTTAA
- a CDS encoding alternative oxidase: protein MIKALVSILVFVINVLYRDRPIPRFYVLETVARVPYFAYLSVLHLYETLGFWRRADWLKVHFAESWNELHHLLIAEELGGNNNPFDRLLAKTAALVYYWIVVGIYVVNPKAAYHFMEMVEEHAYHTYDEYLKENEAELKSKPAPAIAVKYYRDGDLYLFDEFQTGQVANSRRPKVDNLYDVFVAIRDDEAEHVKTMSACKLDNGENTLRSPHEVESEVVLTGTDKSDQTTEADANPEMEATTN from the coding sequence ATGATTAAAGCATTGGTTAGCATATTGGTGTTCGTGATAAATGTTCTTTACCGCGATCGGCCAATCCCCCGTTTTTATGTGCTCGAGACCGTAGCCAGGGTGCCATATTTTGCCTATCTATCGGTATTGCACCTGTACGAAACTCTGGGGTTTTGGCGGCGGGCTGATTGGCTTAAGGTTCATTTTGCAGAGTCTTGGAATGAGCTACATCACCTGTTGATTGCTGAAGAATTAGGCGGCAATAACAACCCCTTCGATCGCTTGCTGGCCAAGACTGCCGCGCTTGTCTACTACTGGATCGTGGTTGGTATTTATGTGGTCAATCCTAAGGCTGCTTATCACTTCATGGAAATGGTAGAAGAACACGCCTACCATACCTATGATGAATACCTCAAGGAAAACGAAGCAGAGCTGAAAAGCAAGCCCGCCCCAGCGATCGCAGTTAAATATTACCGTGATGGTGATTTATATTTGTTTGATGAGTTCCAAACTGGCCAGGTTGCCAACAGCCGTCGCCCCAAGGTAGATAATCTCTATGATGTGTTTGTGGCGATCCGCGATGATGAAGCTGAGCACGTTAAGACCATGTCTGCTTGCAAACTAGATAATGGTGAGAATACTCTGCGTAGTCCCCATGAAGTCGAATCGGAGGTTGTCTTAACTGGTACTGATAAGTCCGATCAGACTACTGAGGCAGATGCAAACCCAGAAATGGAAGCTACTACCAATTAG
- a CDS encoding tRNA (cytidine(34)-2'-O)-methyltransferase, translated as MLNVVLVYPEIPPNTGNIARTCAASQTPLHLVEPINFDISDRAVKRAGLDYWPYVDLHTHKDLDALAAVSGRWICFSAHGTQHFSEFNYQPNDWLLFGSESSGLPKSVLAAHESVYIPIAHPKVRSLNLSVCVALGLFEAKRQLGLL; from the coding sequence ATGTTGAACGTAGTTCTTGTTTATCCCGAAATTCCACCAAATACTGGCAATATCGCGCGAACTTGCGCTGCATCGCAAACGCCGCTCCATCTAGTCGAGCCGATTAACTTTGATATTAGCGATCGGGCGGTGAAAAGAGCTGGCCTGGATTACTGGCCCTACGTGGATTTGCACACCCACAAGGATCTAGATGCACTGGCGGCTGTTTCCGGTCGCTGGATTTGTTTTTCTGCCCACGGCACCCAGCATTTTAGCGAGTTTAACTACCAGCCCAACGATTGGTTGCTATTTGGCAGCGAAAGCAGTGGTTTGCCCAAATCAGTATTAGCAGCGCATGAATCAGTCTATATCCCGATCGCCCATCCTAAGGTGCGTAGCCTCAATCTCTCGGTATGTGTGGCTCTGGGTTTGTTTGAGGCCAAAAGACAACTAGGGTTGCTTTAA
- a CDS encoding peptidoglycan DD-metalloendopeptidase family protein, producing MKRLSSPEEDLLSKVPHSRLNPQRSSLKVRKSLALLGLALSVGTTSALISQQSSKELEATPVAQSPKTLVNVLGQNSELKYELARAAIASGSWDQQQRGVVTHEVSEDETLWQLTQIYQVDAAAIAVSNGISAATELQPGTKLVIPPVNGLIHKVKPGDTLEAIAKFYQVPEGEIVKFTSLESPEFLSVDQPLVIPGNVTALLDIREEDAKQRLIAERQRLQKRLQELEGSAVLVSNTVEPIKKLPKYTVYRVKNGDTLEMIARRYGISQESILKLNELESAHWLELDQELKIPNGKPLPQLKTVANTEEAGKVLPIAPAVAPSIVGNADGVDVEANVDKVASIDKQIEPAAEVGVKVAAATPIVPPGDRNQIDPWGGMMQLAGPDLAKDIPTDSFQEEQLALSQPLVSATSGKLPVAAESNALTNKLTDKLANNKPAEQVAIAVFPFLQNEDSVDLLEQTTAGLGLNNPDVAALPAPEPSLEVAAASITVAPNSPAVAIEQGLEINNQPVDTVSQPAAEPSVKAPQQIAAAPIAPGIAANAIEQGIQSVNPGKAAVSPNQPAAEPAVKLPQQVVAAVLPAPATEATEQNVAIANQLNAPQSLPASEPPVQVAAAPTLTAVVANPIADALEQSIQQSAPTDTVALLPDSEARMTSVEIKRLESEVDTLRDQVRQAEVEAEAQRQEAYKIAAAGLSPNNGADSRYDPNREAIAEVGNSGLPPELPQLMASAYLPEVNDYGLSSGYIWPADGIFTSGFGWRWGRMHQGIDIAAPTGTPVWAASSGVVIYAAWNSGGYGNLVEIRHADGTITRYAHLNTIYVQEGQQVGQSQVVGTIGSTGFSTGPHLHFEIRPSGGSAVNPMAYLTSR from the coding sequence TTGAAACGACTATCTTCGCCAGAAGAGGACTTGCTGTCCAAAGTTCCCCATAGCCGATTGAACCCACAGCGGTCTTCTTTGAAGGTGCGTAAATCGCTTGCGTTGTTGGGTCTAGCATTATCGGTTGGAACTACAAGTGCACTGATTAGTCAGCAAAGCTCAAAAGAATTGGAAGCAACACCAGTTGCCCAATCACCCAAAACATTAGTGAATGTACTGGGTCAAAATTCAGAACTGAAGTATGAGCTAGCACGTGCAGCGATCGCCTCTGGTAGCTGGGATCAACAACAGCGGGGTGTGGTGACCCATGAGGTTAGTGAGGATGAAACGCTTTGGCAGCTTACTCAGATTTATCAGGTAGATGCTGCCGCGATCGCCGTGTCCAACGGAATTAGTGCTGCCACAGAACTGCAGCCTGGTACCAAGTTGGTGATACCGCCTGTGAATGGTCTTATTCACAAGGTTAAGCCCGGTGATACCCTCGAAGCGATCGCTAAGTTTTACCAAGTTCCTGAAGGTGAAATTGTTAAGTTCACCTCCTTGGAAAGTCCAGAATTTCTTTCTGTCGATCAACCGCTAGTAATTCCCGGTAATGTCACGGCTTTGCTGGACATTCGTGAGGAAGATGCCAAGCAGCGTTTGATTGCCGAGCGTCAACGTTTGCAAAAACGCCTACAGGAACTCGAAGGTAGTGCTGTTTTGGTAAGCAATACGGTTGAACCGATCAAAAAGCTACCTAAATACACGGTTTATCGAGTCAAGAATGGTGACACCCTAGAGATGATTGCTCGTCGCTATGGCATCTCTCAAGAGTCGATCTTGAAGCTAAATGAACTGGAAAGTGCCCATTGGCTTGAGTTAGATCAGGAACTAAAGATTCCTAATGGTAAGCCCTTGCCACAGCTTAAGACCGTTGCTAATACCGAAGAAGCTGGAAAGGTTTTGCCAATTGCGCCAGCGGTTGCCCCATCGATTGTAGGTAATGCTGATGGTGTGGATGTTGAGGCCAATGTTGATAAAGTTGCATCGATCGATAAGCAGATCGAGCCGGCCGCCGAAGTTGGCGTTAAGGTAGCCGCTGCAACCCCAATTGTGCCTCCTGGCGATCGCAATCAAATCGATCCTTGGGGTGGCATGATGCAGTTAGCTGGGCCAGATTTAGCTAAGGATATTCCCACGGATTCTTTCCAAGAAGAACAGTTAGCCCTGTCTCAACCCTTGGTTTCTGCAACCAGTGGCAAGCTGCCGGTAGCGGCTGAGTCCAATGCGTTGACAAATAAGTTGACAGATAAGTTGGCAAATAATAAGCCGGCTGAGCAAGTAGCGATCGCGGTCTTTCCATTCCTACAGAATGAAGATTCGGTTGATTTGCTAGAGCAAACTACGGCTGGATTAGGTCTTAATAATCCTGATGTGGCGGCATTGCCAGCACCAGAACCGAGTTTGGAAGTTGCCGCAGCCTCAATTACAGTTGCGCCCAACAGCCCAGCGGTGGCGATCGAGCAGGGTTTAGAGATTAATAATCAGCCAGTTGATACAGTATCTCAGCCCGCCGCCGAGCCAAGCGTAAAAGCACCTCAGCAAATTGCGGCTGCGCCCATTGCGCCTGGGATTGCTGCTAATGCGATCGAACAGGGTATTCAGAGCGTTAATCCTGGTAAGGCAGCGGTAAGCCCGAATCAGCCAGCAGCCGAACCAGCGGTAAAATTACCCCAACAAGTCGTAGCAGCGGTATTACCCGCGCCAGCAACTGAAGCAACTGAGCAGAATGTTGCCATTGCCAATCAGTTGAATGCACCGCAATCATTGCCTGCCAGTGAGCCGCCAGTTCAGGTAGCTGCTGCGCCAACTCTGACTGCTGTAGTGGCCAATCCGATCGCTGATGCCCTAGAACAAAGCATCCAGCAAAGTGCCCCCACTGATACGGTAGCGCTATTACCAGATTCGGAAGCCCGGATGACCTCTGTGGAAATCAAGCGGTTGGAATCGGAAGTGGATACCCTGCGTGACCAAGTACGTCAAGCAGAAGTAGAAGCTGAAGCCCAACGCCAAGAAGCTTACAAGATTGCAGCGGCTGGCCTTTCTCCCAACAATGGGGCGGACAGCAGATATGATCCTAACCGTGAAGCGATCGCCGAAGTTGGTAATTCTGGTTTACCACCGGAGCTACCCCAATTAATGGCCTCGGCTTACTTGCCCGAAGTCAATGACTATGGCCTGTCCAGTGGTTACATCTGGCCTGCTGATGGCATCTTTACTTCTGGCTTTGGCTGGCGTTGGGGTCGGATGCACCAGGGGATCGATATTGCTGCACCCACAGGTACGCCAGTTTGGGCTGCTAGTAGCGGTGTGGTGATCTATGCGGCCTGGAATAGTGGTGGCTATGGCAACCTAGTTGAAATCCGCCATGCTGACGGTACGATCACTCGCTATGCCCACCTGAATACAATCTATGTCCAGGAAGGTCAACAGGTTGGTCAGTCCCAGGTAGTTGGTACGATCGGTAGCACTGGTTTTAGTACCGGGCCCCACCTCCACTTTGAAATCAGACCTAGTGGTGGTAGTGCAGTTAATCCGATGGCATATCTAACTTCTAGATAG